From Populus alba chromosome 16, ASM523922v2, whole genome shotgun sequence:
TCTTGTAACTTACTCAATTTTGCTTGATGGCTTAAGCAAACAAGGTTACCTTGATCAGGCATTGGAACTATTTCGAGAAATgcaaaataattacttgaaccCTGATTTGGTGATCTATAATATCTTACTTGATGCCATGTGCAAATCTGGGAAGCTTGAAGATGCAAGGGAGCTGTTTTTGAAACTCCATGTCAAAGGATTGCTGCCTGATGTTCGAAGTTGGACTTCAATAATCAGTGGACTTTGCAGAGAAGGATTGCTAGATGAAGCATACAAAGCTTTCAGACAAATGGAAAGGGATGGCTGCCCACCAGATTGTTGCTCTTACAATGTTATTGTCCGAGGATTTCTCCAGAGCAACAGTGCATCAAGGGCTGAACAACTTTTTCAGGAAATGTTTGATAGAGGATTCTCTGCAGATGCCCTGACCAGAACCTTGGCGGCAGATCTGTTGTCTAAAGATGACAATCTTGGTTTGAAGAGGTTGCTCGGTGAATCTGAACgttgtcaaggtgaaaaggtgaTGTATAATTGTAAATTTTCCATACCCAGTGCTGCTAGTTGTTGGTGCAAATATTACATGACTTCTCTTGGTTCAATCCTGTCACAATTTTAACAATATTcactttcttttgtttcatGTAGTTGTTACTCTTTAGGACTGGCATTCACCTATTCTAGGTTATATATTCATGCTAGTTCTTTTGTGTATCAATAAATATAGTGTTGGGTAGATTACTTGAATGAAAGTCATTCAAGTTTTCCTGTAAGTTATTAACTTATTTAAATGTTTATCATCTTGAATCACTTCAAAGACTCTTTTGCTTCAAGCACCCCGGATTTCTTCATACATCAATTCTTGCTGAAAATAATCCCTGTCCTACTGTATTTGCTAGATTCTTGGTCATTGTGCATTTCTGTGTGAGGATGGATGCTACTCCcacttttacaaataaaaacaaaagaatatggGTGTGATGCcattgagttttgttttgtttatgcttgtttgtttgatattttttatctgTTTGTAGATTTGGGTGATATATTAATGGAATGTTACCTGGAAAAGAACTTTAGATCTTAGTGTTCAGTATTCTAGAATTCGCCTCGgatgtttgagatcaattagATACAAGTGTTTATATAAATTTGTGGTTGATCAGAGTTAAGCAATGAaagcaatttaatttttctctaaGTGATTAAACATATGTGAgttttcatattaaataacTTTCAATACATGTATATGTAtgctatcttcttttttttccgcgatagtttctttttgtttgtggATAGAATTGTatgtctttttctttgttgaataTATTATGCATGttatgttttcaagaaaataaccCTGTATCTTGATTATATTGTACAGTGGGAATTAAACTTCTTGTGATTAGCAACTAGGCAGGGCGGATTTGAAAGAAgagttttgatataattttgatttgcaTAGGATGATTGAGATCATGTGTACAAAGGGATATAGGCTGGCCATTTATGATTGTTTTAGCAaattgttgttataattatgtttgAAGCTGAGGTATTGATATGCTGGCAGTAATACTAAAATATTCAATGCTAAATGCTTGATGCTTATGAAATTGAGAGTTGAATTCCTTGTAATTATTGAGAGTAGGCAGCAGAgtgataaaattatttgaacatTTTCATGCAGGAAAACTAACATCAATCTGGTGAATTATTCCTGTGAAACAATTGCTGTATGATGTTTCTTTGCATGACCATACGTGGAGGATAAACATGATGTGCTTAGAACTTTCCAGAATCATactttatgttcttatctattTTGCTTTTCTCTATTTATTCTTCAAATAGAGAAATCAATCCTGTGTATTATGGATAATTATTTTACACACCTCTTACTGCAGGCAGGATAAGATCCATTTTGTAGAAACggagaaatgagagaagaagATGCAAATTAGTCTTGTATAGAACAAGAACTTCGACATGCCTATACAAATCTGTTTATTACATTAGATGAAAGAATCGGTATTGAGTCCTTAGAAAGTAGCATGTACTTCTAATTTGAACTACTTACCCTCTATTTAGATGCTATTTTATTGAGGTGTATGACATTGTTTTTCATGCAGCATcactcatattttcttttttcttccaagaGACCTTGTGGTAGTTGGGTTTTACAAGTTTGAAACTAAGATGTGTTTGTCAAATGATCCATTATTGAGATTTCAAAAATGAGTTGCTATGGTATAGTCACCTGATCTCAATTctatattaagttaattttgacaaagattttcttcaaaaaatttgTCTGACAGTCTGCAAATGTTACTCTTCACTCCAGATTCTGGAAGATAGACCAGTTTCAGAACTCAAATTAATATGCTTTTTTCTACCAGGAAATTATATCAAGTTCTATGATGCCAAAAGAAGTGCCTATCCTGACATCAAGATAATCTCAAACTGTAATGGGCCTTCTCATTCTTTGGATCACCCAGCTGATTACTATGATTTTCATGTAAACATCCTGTCACAATagctttgttttctttctgttttgcaGTATTGTACTTGTGTGTATTTTCATCAGTTGGAAAACACAATGCTTATCCTCTTTTACTCTTTGAACTAGGTTTTTACATCTGGCAGCAACCTGTTTTCTGTGACTCATAAGTTTGATCGCACATCCCGCACTTGTCCAAAGGTGTGTGATATGCCCTTCGACAACATACTGACTAAAATATGTGACAAATATTCATGGGATTTACTATTTTTGAGGCTTCTGTGAGTGACTATGCTGTGACTGGAAATGATGTGGGCACAGGAAGTCTTTTAGCGGCACTCGCCGACGCGGGATTCCTCATTGGTCTAAAAAGGAACAGGTTTGTAATACTTGTTCCAGCAATCTTAAGTTGTTTTTCAATGTGCTATTCAGTGACCGAGGGTCTGAAATTTTTAATGCCTTCCCACTCTCTTTCCATTTCTATTTGATGgaacaaattaataaagaacTCCTTTGAAATAGTGAGTTATCATTCTATTTGATGCCATTTCTGTGGTATTTTGTAGATGACAAGCTATGCACCACTTTTTTGTGAATTGCAATAATAGGAGGTCCAATCTCATTCTATTCCTCAATAATTAACTCAAATTCAAGCATGCATGGCAAGGAATATCGTTTTCTTTTCAGGGTGCTGACACTGAAAAGAACTTTTATATGAAGGTGGAATCCAGATGCAATTGTCTTCAACTCATGAAAGCACTATGGAACTCCGAGCTATTGGGTGCAAAAATTCTTCAGAGAGTCAAGTGGAGCAACTCTTCCTGACGCTAAGCTACAGACAAATTCCTCTACACTTGTTGCATCTGCAATTACTTGGCAAAATTCAAACTTACCTGAAAATAAAGGTATGCTAATACCAGCATGGCTTGCTGGGATCATGCCCTAAACAccaattttaagtttttatcctttttttttttgtcaatgctGCAAGTTTGAATCCTTTTCCAAGTGAATTTTGGGAACAGCGAAGTGAATCTCAAAGTTTCCATTGATGGATTGGGGCTCAACTCACAATTGTCGGGATCAACAAGAACTGTGCTCACATCTTCTAACGTAATGGACGAGAATTCCTTCGTGGATCCAATAAAGGTTTCTGACATCTTTGTCATGACCCTCATGAATTTTCAATGACCTCAGAACCTTTCAATTCCAGTTTATGTAGCAAATCTGCTAACTGTCTTGGCTTCTTCACGTAATGCAGGTGGTGCCAGCCCAAACTATGCTCGAGAATGCTGACAAAGACATTGATGTGTACTCTCTCCATATTCTTTAActtcatttgatttgttaacaGAATCAAACAATATCAGGACGCCACAGATTGATTCTTTCTCAAGatcatcaaattagaaaaataaactaatacaTGGTGTAAATATACGAAACAATCAAAATACTGTTATTTGTGGCTGGTGTTTTAGCCTGctatttatgttaatatatatatatatatatatatatatatatatatatatggttggtTTTCAATGTCCAGCCTGTTGTGTGAATGTCAAGTCATGGCGAAAGAATTATTCATTGAAAGTAGGGCCTGCAGCCTCCAAGGTTGACAATGGATGGAAGAGGctgtttaaaaatcaattaatattttaattttttagaatattggagtacaaaaaagaaaacttgaacTTTCTTTTGGAACGTAATATTTCTCTATCTAGAAATTTTTGAaagtggttttttaattttttaaagttgtgttgaatttgaaaaatacttttaagaGGTACTCCacagtttttaatattttttactttaagaaaaattaaaacatgaacaatataattttctcctttatatacaagtattttttaacaatgtaaaatattaatttattatatatatatatatatttagtgattaatataaatttaatttttattataaatctaatataaagattttttaagttaataatataaatctttaatgataatttttaatttgaataaaataaaataaatattctataattagattatcacaaatattaaataataagataataattataaattgtgatttttaacTTCAACAAATCGATTTTTGTCCATGCAAAGTTCTTGAATGCGCCGCTGAGTTGCTGTTTTCCACCTTGCTAGTTTGCAGATTGTTACTCGATGATAGTTAGCTGCGGCCTCCCTAGGttttttctaatgtaaaaaatatgttatcgCGAagttaagtgtttttaaaaattaaaaagaaattgataaaagCAAGGAATACCAATTCAATCAATGGGTCCATCCATCATGATTCTGTAAGATTTTTCCATTGATTTCTAAGAACCAAACAAGCCATCCACACGTTGTCCACTAAAAGCTACTTTAATTCAGACCTTTAAACAAAATTGAACAGATCTTTAAAGTGAACTGCAGGTTCCACGAAGGAACGTATGCTGGAAGCACACGGCGTTGACTATAAGAAACGAAGACTGAAAGAGTCATTTGCTCTTCGATTCCCTTCATCAAATCTTGCTGCTTTCGATGGCCTCTCTTCTTTTTCACATATTGCTGGAGTGTGCTAAGGCGATTGAACGTCGTCAATTGGATCTTGCAGATTCACTTTTGGCAGCAATTCAATCTGTAGCTCCTAAAGAAGAGAGCATATGGACGAGGAAAGTAGTCAAATACTTTGCTGAGGCTCTTGTCCGGCGAGCCTATGAAATTCGCCCACCATGGCCTTTACCCTCGCTACATTTGCTATCCTATCCAACCGAATACATGTATGAACCTTTCTTATTGCTTGGTGAAATCACGAGTAAATATGCCATTTCTGGTGCCTTGAATTCGGGATATAAACGACTCCACATTATTGACTTCTCCATCGTGTTCGGTTTTTTCGATTGTTATAATTTAATTGGAGACCTCAAAGAGCAGTATCGTGGTCTACAAGTCCTGATAACCAGTATCGCACCGAAACTGTCAAAACACTCTGACCATCTCCGTCGAAACCATGATGGGGCTCGGCGGTTTGGGGACACAGATGTGGAATTGAGGCAATTGATATGGAATAGTCCGGATGATATTGTCAAATGTATTTCCAAACTCAGAAGGAAAAGGGAGGATGAGATTGTGGTTGTGAATTGGAATTTTACACTCCACAGATTGCTTGCACAAGATGGGGCAACGGAGCAAGTGCTTTCAAAAGTGAAGGATTTGGGAGCGGACATCATGGTAATTGCTGAGCAGGAAGCCAATCTTAACAGTCCTGATCTTTCGGAGCGGCTCGAACAATCATTCCAATACTACTCCCATGTTTTTGAGTCACTGGAGAAACTGTATGATAGAGATGAGTTATGGGAGTTGTATTTCAGGCGACAGATTGGGAATGTGGTGGCATGTGAGGGCGTTGACCGGGTCGAGCGGATTGAGTCATTTGCTCAATGGCAAAATCGCCTGTCTCAGGCTGGGTTCTGTCCAGTTCCCCAAAAAGCAGACGAGTTTAAGGAATATTTTCAACACTATTTAGAACAGAGAGTTGGTAATCCAGACTATTTAGAAGATTTTGGAATCGAAGAGAAGGAAGGACATAATATCCTGCTAAGTCGGCACGGTTGTGCGGTAGCTGTAGCCTCAGTTTGGAAGGTCACTAATTCACCTCAATTAAGTGGCGGTG
This genomic window contains:
- the LOC140954720 gene encoding alpha-L-arabinofuranosidase 1-like; protein product: MGFTIFEASVSDYAVTGNDVGTGSLLAALADAGFLIGLKRNRESSGATLPDAKLQTNSSTLVASAITWQNSNLPENKVNFGNSEVNLKVSIDGLGLNSQLSGSTRTVLTSSNVMDENSFVDPIKVVPAQTMLENADKDIDVYSLHIL